A region from the Coregonus clupeaformis isolate EN_2021a unplaced genomic scaffold, ASM2061545v1 scaf0101, whole genome shotgun sequence genome encodes:
- the LOC121552959 gene encoding CCN family member 2-like — MSAGMNMRLISFFCLTLSYLAVAQECSGQCSCPDVAPQCPPGVSLVPDACACCRVCAKQMGEFCTERDVCDPHKGLFCDFGSPINRRIGVCTAKGGATCVIGGMVYRSGESFQSSCKYQCTCLDGAVGCVPLCSMDIRLPSPDCPMPRRVKVSGKCCEEWVCDAPQHTNSFVGSVLAAYREEETYGPDPSMMRENCLVQTTEWSACSKTCGLGISTRVTNDNRECRLEKQSRLCMVRPCESHMEQSIRKGKKCIRTPRVSKPMKFEISGCTTTKSYRPKFCGVCTDGRCCTPHRTTTLPMEFKCPDGQVMKKQMMFIKTCACHYNCPSENDIFESMYYKKMLGDMA; from the exons ATGTCTGCTGGAATGAACATGAGACTGATTTCTTTCTTCTGCCTCACTCTCTCCTACCTG GCTGTGGCTCAGGAGTGCAGTGGGCAGTGTAGTTGTCCCGATGTGGCCCCCCAGTGCCCTCCTGGTGTGAGCCTGGTGCCCGACGCCTGCGCCTGCTGCAGGGTGTGTGCCAAACAGATGGGCGAGTTCTGCACAGAGAGGGACGTGTGCGACCCCCACAAAGGACTCTTCTGTGACTTTGGCTCCCCCATCAACCGCCGCATAGGAGTCTGTACAG CTAAGGGTGGCGCCACCTGTGTGATCGGAGGGATGGTGTACAGGAGTGGAGAGTCCTTCCAAAGCAGCTGTAAATACCAGTGCACGTGCCTGGACGGTGCCGTGGGCTGTGTGCCCCTGTGCAGCATGGACATCCGCCTGCCCAGCCCTGACTGCCCCATGCCCCGCCGCGTCAAAGTGTCCGGGAAGTGCTGCGAGGAGTGGGTGTGCGATGCCCCCCAACACACAAACAGCTTTGTGGGCTCTGTTCTCGCTG cttacagagaggaggagacctACGGGCCTGACCCCTCCATGATGAGGGAGAATTGCCTGGTCCAGACCACTGAGTGGAGTGCCTGCTCTAAGACCTGCGGCCTGGGCATCTCTACCAGAGTCACCAATGACAACCGCGAGTGCCGCCTGGAGAAACAGTCCCGCCTGTGCATGGTCAGGCCCTGCGAGTCCCACATGGAGCAAAGCATTAGG AAAGGAAAGAAATGCATCCGCACTCCAAGAGTGTCCAAGCCCATGAAGTTTGAGATCTCTGGCTGCACCACCACCAAGTCCTACCGCCCCAAGTTCTGCGGAGTGTGCACCGATGGTCGCTGCTGCACCCCCCACAGAACCACCACCCTGCCCATGGAGTTCAAATGCCCCGACGGTCAGGTCATGAAGAAGCAGATGATGTTCATCAAGACCTGTGCATGCCACTACAACTGCCCCAGCGAGAACGACATCTTTGAGTCCATGTACTACAAGAAGATGCTTGGAGACATGGCATAA